In Xenorhabdus nematophila ATCC 19061, one DNA window encodes the following:
- the hpaH gene encoding 2-oxo-hept-4-ene-1,7-dioate hydratase encodes MLQQEVVSLIARRLHQAEKSREQIRQISLDYPEMTIEDAYAIQREWVDLKITEGRDLKGHKIGLTSKAMQASSQIDEPDYGALLDDMFFQDGGDIPCERFIVPRIEVELAFVLAKPLSGPNCTLFDVYNATDYVIPALELIDARCHQIDPDTQRPRKVFDTISDNAANGGVIMGGRPIRPDELDLRWVNALLYRNGVIEESGVAAAVLNHPANGVAWLANKLAPHGVQLEAGQIILSGSFTRPVAARKGDTFHVDYGVLGSISCRFV; translated from the coding sequence ATGTTACAGCAAGAAGTCGTATCACTGATTGCACGCCGTTTACATCAGGCAGAAAAAAGCCGTGAGCAAATCCGTCAGATCTCACTGGACTATCCAGAAATGACTATTGAGGATGCGTACGCCATTCAACGCGAATGGGTAGATTTGAAAATCACGGAAGGCAGGGATCTCAAAGGGCACAAAATTGGCCTGACCTCTAAGGCTATGCAAGCCAGTTCACAGATTGATGAACCGGATTACGGTGCTTTGCTGGATGATATGTTTTTTCAGGACGGCGGTGACATTCCCTGCGAACGTTTTATTGTGCCACGTATTGAGGTCGAACTGGCATTTGTGCTGGCAAAACCACTGAGTGGCCCAAACTGTACGCTATTTGATGTTTATAATGCGACAGATTACGTTATTCCGGCGTTAGAGCTGATCGATGCCCGTTGCCATCAAATCGATCCAGACACACAGCGGCCGCGTAAGGTGTTCGATACGATTTCTGACAATGCCGCTAATGGCGGTGTCATTATGGGAGGTCGCCCAATCAGGCCGGATGAGCTGGATCTGCGCTGGGTCAATGCCCTGCTCTATCGCAACGGTGTGATTGAAGAATCCGGTGTGGCAGCGGCGGTACTCAATCATCCTGCCAATGGCGTAGCATGGCTTGCCAATAAACTGGCTCCACATGGTGTACAACTTGAAGCGGGCCAGATCATTCTTTCTGGCTCCTTTACCCGGCCTGTTGCGGCCCGTAAAGGG
- a CDS encoding NAD-dependent succinate-semialdehyde dehydrogenase has translation MTSHLDTSLLRQQAYINGQWIDADNKATFEVTNPANGEVIAHVSDTGVAETQSAIEAAKNALPAWRGLTAKQRSQKLKQWFQLIMENQTALAEILSLEQGKSHAEAMGEIAYGASFIEWFAEEGKRVYGETIPSPMPGRRLATIKQAIGVVAAITPWNFPNAMITRKVGPALAAGCTVVLKPAAETPLSALALAVLAEQAGIPAGVLNIVTGKNAKAIGEVMTSSPIVRKLSFTGSTRVGKLLMAQSADTVKKLSLELGGNAPFIVFDDADLDAAVEGALAAKFRNSGQTCVCANRILVQEGIYDAFAERLSHAVKQLHVGPATDRTSQQGPLINQAAVEKVQAHISDAVSNGARILAGGKSHALGGLFFEPTVLADVTESMQIAREETFGPLAPLFKFRHEDEAIRIANNTEFGLAAYFYSRDIGRIYRVAEALESGMVGINEGLISNEMVPFGGIKQSGLGREGSRYGIEDYLEVKYLCFGGLETKGA, from the coding sequence ATGACAAGTCATCTGGATACATCATTGCTGCGCCAACAGGCTTATATCAACGGTCAATGGATTGATGCGGATAATAAAGCCACCTTTGAAGTGACCAATCCTGCCAATGGTGAAGTGATTGCCCATGTCAGTGATACAGGTGTCGCAGAGACACAATCTGCCATTGAAGCCGCCAAGAATGCCCTTCCGGCATGGCGTGGATTGACGGCAAAACAACGCAGCCAGAAACTCAAGCAATGGTTCCAGCTCATCATGGAAAACCAAACCGCCTTAGCTGAAATATTGAGTCTGGAACAAGGCAAATCCCATGCTGAAGCAATGGGTGAAATTGCCTACGGTGCCAGTTTTATCGAATGGTTTGCGGAAGAAGGCAAGCGTGTTTATGGTGAAACGATCCCTTCGCCCATGCCGGGGCGTCGTCTGGCTACCATCAAACAAGCGATTGGTGTTGTTGCTGCGATTACACCGTGGAATTTTCCCAATGCCATGATCACCCGTAAAGTCGGCCCGGCACTGGCTGCCGGCTGTACAGTCGTCCTGAAACCCGCAGCGGAAACACCACTATCTGCACTAGCACTGGCTGTTTTAGCGGAACAGGCAGGTATTCCGGCAGGTGTCTTGAATATCGTCACAGGAAAAAATGCCAAAGCAATTGGCGAAGTCATGACGTCAAGCCCGATTGTGCGCAAACTTTCCTTTACCGGTTCCACGCGCGTCGGCAAATTATTGATGGCACAAAGTGCCGATACCGTAAAAAAACTTTCCCTCGAACTGGGTGGCAACGCACCTTTTATTGTGTTTGACGATGCTGATCTTGATGCCGCCGTAGAGGGTGCATTAGCCGCGAAATTCCGTAATAGCGGGCAGACTTGTGTCTGTGCCAACCGCATTCTGGTACAGGAAGGCATTTACGATGCTTTTGCGGAACGTTTGTCACACGCAGTAAAACAACTTCATGTCGGCCCGGCCACAGACAGAACATCACAACAAGGTCCTTTGATTAATCAAGCCGCAGTAGAAAAAGTACAGGCACATATCAGTGATGCCGTTTCCAATGGTGCACGCATTCTGGCAGGTGGCAAATCCCATGCACTGGGTGGTCTGTTCTTTGAGCCAACCGTTCTGGCTGACGTCACCGAGTCAATGCAGATTGCCCGAGAAGAAACCTTCGGCCCACTGGCGCCCCTGTTCAAATTCCGTCATGAAGACGAAGCCATTCGTATAGCCAACAATACGGAATTCGGGCTGGCAGCTTATTTTTACTCGCGTGACATTGGCCGGATTTACCGCGTGGCGGAAGCACTGGAAAGCGGCATGGTTGGCATCAATGAAGGTCTGATTTCTAACGAAATGGTCCCTTTTGGCGGCATCAAGCAATCGGGATTGGGTCGTGAAGGTTCACGCTACGGTATCGAAGATTATCTGGAAGTGAAATACCTCTGTTTTGGAGGATTAGAAACCAAAGGAGCTTAA
- a CDS encoding 5-carboxymethyl-2-hydroxymuconate Delta-isomerase, with protein sequence MPHFYAECTENIREVAKLPELFAKVNQALADTGIFPLGGIRSRAIWLDTWQMADGQQDYAFVHMTLKIGSGRSLEDRQKVGEMLFALIKTHFADLMAQRYLGLSFTMEELDPVLNYKSNNVHHLFKAKE encoded by the coding sequence GTGCCACATTTTTACGCTGAATGTACCGAAAATATCCGTGAAGTTGCCAAATTGCCGGAATTGTTTGCCAAGGTGAATCAAGCGCTGGCAGATACGGGAATTTTCCCGCTGGGTGGTATCCGTAGCCGCGCTATTTGGCTGGATACATGGCAAATGGCAGATGGTCAGCAAGATTACGCATTTGTTCACATGACATTGAAAATTGGCTCAGGGCGCAGCCTTGAAGATCGGCAAAAAGTCGGGGAAATGCTGTTTGCCCTGATCAAAACCCATTTTGCCGACCTGATGGCACAGCGTTATCTTGGTCTTTCTTTCACGATGGAAGAACTCGACCCTGTGCTGAATTATAAATCCAATAACGTTCATCACCTGTTTAAAGCAAAAGAGTAA